The Hippoglossus hippoglossus isolate fHipHip1 chromosome 10, fHipHip1.pri, whole genome shotgun sequence DNA segment tgctctgagtgTAAATGAAGCCGGGATGGGAGCGTCCTGATCCGGCTCTGAACCAGTGCACACTGTGTTCACCTGGACACTGGACCAGGTTTTCTTTGTGCTTGAAGAGAAGTGAACACTGGAGAGTCGTCGAGTTTCCCGGCTGGACTGACGCAGTCTCCGGACTTTGTTTGACATAGATGTGTTTCGGCTGATTTTTATGATCTGTGTGAATCACaagatgaaaaggaaaatgaaggAACTACAATTATGTACATCGTAGCAAACAAAGACTAAAATGAACTTACTTTACCTTTCACAGCCAAAATTGTGCcattaataaaagtaaatatatatgcCTCTCCTGCTTGACAGAAGTATGTTGCTTCATCGTCTTTGCTTATATTTCTTATGGTAAGAATATACAGATCACCCACTGTCTTGACTGTGAATCTCGGGCTGTCAAATTGTCCTTGAAGCTTTGTATCCGGAGAAGCTCCTTTAGCAAGTGTTTGGACCATGTATCCAAAATTCAGCTTATACCAGAAAAACAACCAGGCTTCTTTCCCAGAAACTGAACATGTCAGATTGATGTTATCACCGAGGTTAGCCACAATCAAAGGGATCTGCTGAGGAACCTCCACAGTCTGATGTAGAGCTAAAGaacagagaaacagtgagaGTTATACGAcaggacaaaaagaaacacttcaaaaacaacaattaattaTTACAGGCTAATGTGTTTTTGCCATATTTCCACCACATCAGTGGTTAGAAACTACACTTACATACTTACATAATGTGGTTAGGAGAATCAAAGCAGACAGTCCTTCGATCATTGTTGTATATtggcctgtgtttgtgtaactgaTGTCGTCCTACTCAAATGGAAGATTTAGTCACAGTGGAAATCATAGTGATTGGCTGGTATAGTAAATACACTTCCTGTAAAATTTAGGTTCTTCTTTTCCACTGTGAGTTTAGCCAAtgacactttctctctctctctaatgtgtgtgtttgtgtgtgtgtgtgtgtgtgtgtgtgtgtgtgtgtgtgtgtgtatatatatttttttttccccccaacaaCGTAAACATGACTAACACTGAATTATTGTATATActataatatacaaatatacataaatactgCGATAAACAATTCTTTCCAGGGTTCACACATTTCGAGCTGCTTAGGTTAAGTGCTACTTAAGTATATTTTTGAGATACAGTACTTGTATCAGCCTCATTTCATGTTATTTCTATACATCTATATTTCCCACttctttttatgatttatattttctcaTAAAATTTTGCTTGcataattttttgtttttaaaacatttgatgcACTTATAAAATAGTagaatataattatttttccacCTCTGCTGGGTTAGGGGTAATTAAGGGGTTAGGGTTTATCTAGTGCTATTTATCCAATGACGTGTTGCTAAATCCCTCTCTGCTAATTCAGAAGGTTTTCAGTCTGTGAAACAGGATCCATCAACAGTTAAAACAACATTCAGCCGTTCAAGGAGAAAAAGGACTAATCTCTGCCACGCTCCTGTAAACTATGCAATGATATGAAACACGTAACATTTGTGCTGGAGCATTTTCGATAAGACTCTTCTGCTGAAGAAGCACCAACCTCCTAAGCAGGAAGCCTCTCTAAGGTGTGAAGTGTCAATGGAGAgtttaaaaaccaaacaaccaCAAGTTCTCAGATTACGCTGTTTCAAATCTACACACCTCACTGTTGTCATGAACAACACTTGGTGATACATTCAAGAGCTTTGGACTTTGTGCTGTATGTTTCTCAACCCATCGTAGCCTGAAATACAGTTTTTCAAAATAGTTTCAAAAACATTTGTGGAAATCATGATTACAATTAATTTCCTATCAAATAGTATCATGTAGAGCAACACATTTCCATGTCCTGAATACAGAGTGGGCCTTTGCCACAGTAGTTTTTTAATTCATGGTTCAACTAAtggaaatacaagaaaaaaaattactcttggacaaacatcagtttaAAAAGACCTacttaaaatgaaagaaaccatctttcagaAAAATCTATTCACTAACATAAGGGAGGCTGCATTTTTGGCCCATGCcgcaaccagccaccagggggtgatcaaggTGTTTCGGGCCTCTTCTTGATGATACAGTCAATGGTTTTACATCAGTCTAGACTCACAGAGCTTCACTGTTTACAAACTATCTTCCTGTCCTACTGAAGATGTCTGGGGACAACTCAAATGTCAGGTCATCTGTTGTCTAAACAGAATTTTTCTTCCCACAGGACAGAAAATCAAGACTAAATATTGAGATTGAAATGGAATAGAATGAACTGTGAGACTCCTTCCTAGCCAAGCTAGCCTAGTTGTGCTTTGATGATAAACACTTACCATATACATGTCTGTTGCTGAGCCTTACCACTTAAAAGCAGATGTGTCATCTCTTCTCAGCACTAAGACATAAGTTGGACACTAAACAGTATATGTACAGCTGGGCTGAACTGTCACATTTCATTCCAGCTTTTctctgaaaatacaaatttcaaaAAGCACTGATgtaagatgatgatgatcaaaTAACCTGTAATAATGAATTGGGTAAAGAAAAGCCAACTTTATCATGGAAGTAAGATCAAAGTGTTTACTCTCAATTTTAAATTATCCTAAAATAGCCTAAAGAAATCAGTGAGAATATCATCTTTTATGCAGCAGGGACAGTGTGGTATCTCCAACCATCTCTTTAAGTGTTGTGGGATTGGTTCATCCTttgtgctgcagcctcccaTCGGAAATCGAATTGGTTTCTTTCGGTGTCATAACGTTATGTTGTTGAAACAGAGACAAGATAAGGTTAcattgatggggggggggggcagtttcAGCACTACAGTCGTTATCTTTTCACCACCGAGagtagaaatgaaataaatgagcCTTGTGAGGCTTACTATACATGATGACATAATGTCTCATTgtgaacacaaaaaaatacGTGCTTTATAAATTTAATTTCTTACTTCTCATTAAACCAACAAaagtcttttcatttgtttgtatcGCAGCACTGTGGTATTTGCACACCAGTGCCTGTGAAACAACAAAGTCTGCTGCAGTAGCTGAGCTGTGATGTAGGCTGTGGTTGGCTACTGCTCTGCTCCGACAGACCACCAAGCACATTTACTCAGAATGAATCATTGTATGCATCAACAGGATACGTAACTAGGTACAAGAAGCCTCTAAATTTAGCAACACTGGTCTGTTTTGAGGTCCAAATTGTTGGTTAAAGCGTTTGTATTCCGACAATCTGCTATTATAAAAAGATCAGCTAAAGGCAAGAGACGACAAAACTTCACACCTCCCACAACCACAATTTTCCATTTAGCGTTGTTTATCaccacatgc contains these protein-coding regions:
- the LOC117768862 gene encoding uncharacterized protein LOC117768862 isoform X1, which codes for MIEGLSALILLTTLSLHQTVEVPQQIPLIVANLGDNINLTCSVSGKEAWLFFWYKLNFGYMVQTLAKGASPDTKLQGQFDSPRFTVKTVGDLYILTIRNISKDDEATYFCQAGEAYIFTFINGTILAVKDHKNQPKHIYVKQSPETASVQPGNSTTLQCSLLFKHKENLVQCPGEHSVHWFRAGSGRSHPGFIYTQSSRRDEQEEKSCVYSLSKTIHNSSDAGTYYCAVVTCGEILFGEGTKVEMRQEQLPLVIALGTLMLCCIIVIVALILFRKKKTVCEHCKAGAVTASHPGGSADDQPNDADGDAAAMNYAAIGFNSRKATRWNNRNLPEDCTYSSIRNTVRQ
- the LOC117768862 gene encoding uncharacterized protein LOC117768862 isoform X3, which encodes MIEGLSALILLTTLSLHQTVEVPQQIPLIVANLGDNINLTCSVSGKEAWLFFWYKLNFGYMVQTLAKGASPDTKLQGQFDSPRFTVKTVGDLYILTIRNISKDDEATYFCQAGEAYIFTFINGTILAVKDHKNQPKHIYVKQSPETASVQPGNSTTLQCSLLFKHKENLVQCPGEHSVHWFRAGSGRSHPGFIYTQSSRRDEQEEKSCVYSLSKTIHNSSDAGTYYCAVVTCGEILFGEGTKVEMRQEQLPLVIALGTLMLCCIIVIVALILFRKKKTVCEHCKGW
- the LOC117768862 gene encoding uncharacterized protein LOC117768862 isoform X2, with the protein product MIEGLSALILLTTLSLHQTVEVPQQIPLIVANLGDNINLTCSVSGKEAWLFFWYKLNFGYMVQTLAKGASPDTKLQGQFDSPRFTVKTVGDLYILTIRNISKDDEATYFCQAGEAYIFTFINGTILAVKDHKNQPKHIYVKQSPETASVQPGNSTTLQCSLLFKHKENLVQCPGEHSVHWFRAGSGRSHPGFIYTQSSRRDEQEEKSCVYSLSKTIHNSSDAGTYYCAVVTCGEILFGEGTKVEMRQEQLPLVIALGTLMLCCIIVIVALILFRKKKTVCEHCKGAVTASHPGGSADDQPNDADGDAAAMNYAAIGFNSRKATRWNNRNLPEDCTYSSIRNTVRQ